From the Clarias gariepinus isolate MV-2021 ecotype Netherlands chromosome 3, CGAR_prim_01v2, whole genome shotgun sequence genome, one window contains:
- the nr1h3 gene encoding oxysterols receptor LXR-alpha, with product MMTTLSVTDIADVGPEANLGCVAEEGSVSTAEVKHELHTSPSQPVSFTSSSKELNETLPMDPGDMKLDLSGDTPAPEGQPVKRKKGPAPKMLGNEVCSVCGDKASGFHYNVLSCEGCKGFFRRSVIKGAQYVCKNSGRCEMDMYMRRKCQQCRLRKCREAGMLEQCVLSEEQIRLKKMKKQHEDEASRSSTVAAPSPAADVPPLAPEQHEMIEKLVAMQKQCNKRSFIDRRKVTPWPQSQDPMNREVRQQRFAHFTELAIMSVQEIVDFAKQLPGFLELTREDQIALLKTSTIEIMLLETSRRYNPAIESITFLTPDFIYNKEDFAKAGLQIEFINPIFEFSKGMNELHLDEAEYALLIAINIFSADRPNVQDHDLVEKLQQPYVDALHSYIRIKRPNDHLMFPRMLMKLVSLRTLSSVHSEQVFALRLQDKKLPPLLSEIWDVHE from the exons ATGATGACCACCCTTTCTGTGACTGATATTGCTGATGTTGGTCCtg AGGCGAATCTGGGGTGTGTCGCTGAAGAGGGCTCGGTGAGCACAGCAGAAGTGAAACATGAGTTACACACTTCTCCCAGTCAACCAGTTTCATTCACAAGTTCTTCTAAAGAGCTGAACGAAACGCTGCCCATGGACCCCGGCGACATGAAACTGGACCTCTCTGGAGACACGCCTGCACCAG AGGGCCAGCCAGTGAAGAGAAAGAAGGGTCCGGCTCCCAAGATGCTAGGGAACGAGGTGTGTAGCGTGTGTGGAGACAAGGCCTCGGGCTTCCACTACAATGTCCTGAGCTGTGAGGGCTGCAAGGGCTTCTTCAGGCGCAGCGTGATCAAAGGAGCGCAGTACGTCTGCAAGAACTCGGGCCGCTGTGAGATGGACATGTACATGCGGCGAAAGTGTCAGCAGTGTCGGCTGCGCAAGTGTCGCGAGGCGGGCATGCTGGAGCAGT gtgTGCTTTCAGAGGAGCAGATCcgattaaagaaaatgaaaaagcagcACGAGGACGAGGCATCTCGTAGCTCAACCGTGGCAGCACCGAGCCCAGCAGCCGACGTTCCCCCATTGGCCCCGGAACAGCACGAGATGATCGAGAAGTTAGTCGCCATGCAGAAACAGTGCAACAAACGCTCCTTCATCGACCGGCGCAAAGTCACT CCATGGCCACAGAGTCAGGACCCAATGAACCGGGAAGTACGGCAGCAGCGTTTCGCTCATTTCACAGAACTGGCGATCATGTCCGTGCAGGAGATTGTAGACTTTGCTAAACAGCTGCCTGGTTTCCTGGAGCTCACCCGCGAGGACCAGATTGCCCTGCTCAAGACCTCCACTATTGAG ATCATGCTGCTAGAGACATCTCGCCGCTACAATCCGGCGATCGAGAGCATCACTTTCCTCACCCCGGACTTCATCTACAACAAGGAAGACTTTGCCAAAGCAG GGCTGCAGATCGAGTTCATTAACCCCATCTTCGAGTTCTCCAAGGGCATGAACGAGTTGCACCTAGACGAGGCAGAGTACGCGCTCCTTATCGCCATCAACATCTTTTCAGCAG ACCGACCCAACGTGCAGGATCATGATTTGGTGGAGAAGCTCCAACAGCCGTATGTTGATGCTCTGCATTCGTACATCAGGATCAAGAGACCGAAT GATCATTTGATGTTCCCACGTATGCTGATGAAGCTGGTCAGCCTGCGCACCCTGAGCAGCGTTCACTCTGAGCAGGTCTTCGCTCTACGACTGCAGGACAAAAAACTGCCCCCTCTTCTGTCTGAAATCTGGGATGtccatgaatga